A genomic window from Patescibacteria group bacterium includes:
- a CDS encoding ATPase, T2SS/T4P/T4SS family, producing MPLITPFNQSQQKLFQFLLEKKAVAGDKIQIILDEARKSHTDPEELLVKRGLLSAKDLAAAKGELYGLPFIDLEKEKVSFEILSTIPQTVAENYSLVLFEKKDKEVKIALVDPSDFRALEAIDFWVKSEGYKHKLYITTLAGYRNVLRGYVEFKHEVATALKTLETEKVVVAKRPRLSEIIRKAPIAQIVASIIQEAVSVGTSDIHIEPAQDESRIRFRIDGVLQTFLTLSATHHANIVARIKVLAQLKIDETRIPQDGRIRFVAYGEDVNLRVSTLPMLGMHEKVVMRILPTTEKVFTPEELGFWQHPLDALKKIMERPSGVVLVSGPTGSGKSTTLFAVLSALNKEGVNITTLEDPVEYFMKGVNQVQINTEVGLTFAGGLRAILRQDPNIVMVGEIRDRETAELATQAALTGHFMLSTIHAKDVLGVIPRLIDMGVEPFLIAASLNTIFAQRLVRKLCQECKKAADLPPHLEKEFRTEIEAITSKDILTDIPLGASLQFYRPGGCDKCKNSGYKGRTVVSEVLGMSPQLEELMGRKFSVDELQKEMKRQGHVTFKQDAILKGLRGFTSIEEILRISRGD from the coding sequence GTGCCGCTTATAACACCATTCAATCAAAGCCAACAGAAGCTCTTTCAGTTCCTTTTGGAAAAGAAGGCAGTTGCGGGTGACAAAATCCAAATTATTCTTGATGAGGCGCGAAAAAGCCACACTGATCCGGAAGAATTACTTGTCAAACGCGGCCTTTTGAGCGCGAAAGACCTTGCGGCAGCTAAAGGCGAGCTCTATGGGTTGCCGTTCATTGATTTGGAAAAAGAAAAAGTATCATTTGAGATTTTATCAACTATTCCCCAGACTGTTGCCGAAAACTATTCCCTTGTCTTATTTGAAAAGAAAGATAAGGAGGTTAAGATTGCGCTTGTTGATCCCAGTGATTTTCGTGCGTTGGAAGCTATTGATTTCTGGGTAAAAAGCGAAGGGTATAAACACAAGCTCTATATCACGACGCTTGCGGGATACCGCAATGTATTGCGCGGATATGTCGAGTTCAAACACGAAGTAGCAACTGCTCTCAAAACGCTCGAAACGGAAAAAGTGGTTGTGGCAAAACGCCCTCGCCTTTCTGAAATTATCCGCAAGGCTCCCATCGCACAGATTGTTGCATCTATCATTCAGGAGGCAGTAAGTGTGGGAACATCAGATATCCATATTGAGCCGGCTCAAGATGAATCACGGATTCGTTTCCGTATCGATGGCGTACTACAGACTTTTTTGACATTATCGGCAACACACCATGCCAATATTGTTGCGCGCATTAAGGTGCTTGCACAATTGAAAATCGATGAAACGCGCATTCCGCAAGACGGCCGCATCCGTTTTGTCGCCTACGGTGAAGATGTGAATCTTCGCGTTTCCACGCTGCCCATGCTTGGCATGCATGAGAAGGTTGTGATGCGTATCCTGCCTACAACAGAAAAAGTATTTACTCCCGAGGAACTTGGTTTTTGGCAGCATCCGTTGGATGCGCTTAAGAAAATTATGGAACGTCCAAGCGGCGTGGTGCTTGTAAGCGGACCGACTGGATCCGGCAAATCAACGACGCTTTTTGCAGTGCTTTCGGCGCTCAATAAAGAAGGCGTTAACATTACAACACTGGAAGATCCGGTTGAATATTTTATGAAAGGCGTCAATCAAGTCCAGATCAACACGGAAGTCGGCCTTACGTTTGCGGGAGGCCTGCGCGCTATCTTGCGCCAAGATCCGAATATCGTGATGGTCGGTGAAATTCGCGATCGTGAAACCGCGGAACTTGCAACTCAAGCTGCTCTTACCGGACACTTTATGCTTTCCACTATTCATGCCAAAGATGTCCTTGGGGTTATCCCTCGCCTTATTGATATGGGTGTAGAGCCGTTTTTGATCGCAGCTTCATTGAATACCATTTTTGCCCAACGGTTGGTGAGAAAGCTCTGTCAAGAATGCAAAAAGGCTGCTGATTTACCCCCACATCTTGAGAAAGAATTCCGGACAGAAATAGAAGCAATTACTTCAAAAGATATTCTTACTGATATTCCTTTAGGGGCATCGTTGCAATTTTACCGCCCTGGCGGATGCGACAAATGCAAGAATAGCGGTTATAAGGGTCGGACGGTTGTGTCAGAGGTGCTTGGTATGTCCCCCCAACTTGAAGAATTGATGGGTAGGAAATTTTCTGTTGACGAACTTCAAAAAGAAATGAAGCGGCAGGGACATGTGACATTCAAACAAGACGCGATTCTCAAAGGCCTTAGGGGGTTTACAAGTATTGAAGAAATCTTGCGCATCAGCCGAGGGGATTGA
- the pilM gene encoding type IV pilus assembly protein PilM, whose translation MGLFGKKEVSVIGVDIGTSSIKLIELRKKEGVAELVTYGFVDHFEGEILGIERQDTTAIAHFINQIFQKSQCSTASAIAALPTYSVFTSLMTLPAMKKEELASAIHWEAKKIIPLPLEEIVLDYRILNAPPKKGGFGISIGKKKKEESKEPEEQPQYKILVTGASREMVNRYTEIFQKSGLTLKSLETEMFAIARALVGDDTGEHMIVEIGAATTDLIIVENAVPFLGRSIESGGYAMTRAIMNSLNINQKRAEQLKRDIGLLSYDESSGAGGVPDILKSSIEPILHEIRYTLDLYRDHAVKPSDKATGAIEKIILTGGTALLPGIADYFSKVLDMRVVLGDPWERVHFQQDLKPLLATIGPKFSVSIGLALREVL comes from the coding sequence ATGGGATTGTTCGGAAAAAAAGAAGTAAGTGTTATCGGAGTTGATATTGGCACGTCAAGTATCAAGCTTATCGAGCTGCGGAAAAAAGAAGGCGTAGCTGAGCTTGTTACCTATGGGTTTGTAGACCATTTCGAAGGGGAGATATTGGGTATTGAGCGGCAGGATACGACAGCGATAGCACATTTCATTAATCAAATCTTTCAAAAAAGCCAGTGTAGCACTGCTTCTGCTATTGCCGCCCTGCCGACGTATTCTGTTTTTACATCACTTATGACACTGCCGGCGATGAAGAAAGAAGAGCTTGCCTCCGCAATCCATTGGGAGGCGAAGAAAATCATCCCGCTGCCGCTTGAAGAAATTGTTCTTGATTACCGCATACTCAATGCGCCCCCCAAAAAAGGCGGGTTTGGGATTTCTATCGGGAAGAAAAAAAAGGAAGAATCAAAAGAACCTGAAGAACAACCGCAATACAAGATATTAGTAACGGGAGCATCACGGGAAATGGTTAATAGGTATACTGAGATCTTTCAGAAAAGCGGACTTACGCTGAAAAGTCTTGAAACGGAAATGTTTGCAATAGCACGGGCGTTGGTGGGTGACGATACTGGCGAGCATATGATTGTAGAGATTGGTGCAGCAACGACAGATCTCATTATTGTGGAAAATGCCGTTCCCTTTCTGGGACGCAGTATTGAATCGGGAGGGTATGCCATGACACGAGCCATTATGAATAGCCTCAATATCAACCAAAAAAGAGCAGAACAGCTTAAAAGGGATATAGGACTCCTGTCGTATGATGAATCTTCTGGCGCGGGAGGCGTACCGGATATTTTAAAAAGCAGTATTGAACCGATTCTTCACGAAATCCGTTACACGCTCGACTTGTATCGAGATCATGCAGTCAAGCCATCCGACAAAGCAACAGGAGCCATTGAAAAGATTATTTTAACCGGAGGTACGGCATTATTGCCGGGTATTGCTGATTATTTCTCAAAAGTTCTTGATATGCGCGTGGTGTTGGGAGATCCATGGGAGCGTGTGCATTTTCAACAGGATCTTAAGCCGTTATTGGCAACAATCGGACCGAAATTTTCCGTATCAATCGGTCTTGCGCTCCGTGAAGTACTTTAG